GAGAGGACAAGCTGGAACTGGGCAGGCAACTGTGCCAGCCACTGTTCCTGCCCAAGGCCAAAGCCAAAGAGGTACAGAGCCACAGGTGCTGTCAGTCTCTGAGACATTTGTGTGCCATCATCTGGTCAAACTGTTCCAATCTGTCACCTCTGAAATTTATTCTGGTGCAGGATTTCTTCTGACAGAGGGCACAAAGAGACTATAGTCATGTTAATAAGGAGCAAGTGCTGTCAGACAAAATATAGGAACAGACTGGAAGCAGGAGGGTGGGTGTGGGGCACAGCCATGCCCCACGCTCCAGACAGCAGCTCTGAAGAGGGAGCAGCACTCACTTATGCTAAACAAAACCCATCCACTCTCTTACACCTGGTCCTGGGACCTAGAGAATTGCTGAATCTGAAGATAAGCATCCAGCCCAGAGAAACAAATCCCGATAACACTCCCTTGTTTCAGTACTCCATAAATACAGGGAAACGTTAGAGCTGCCACCTTTGCTACCGGCTGTTCATCTGTCATTTAGTGCTGGCACTTCTATTCCTGTCTCAAATAGCTTTTGtcattttccttccaaaaaaGCAGCATTAGTCAGCGTTGTGCCTCCTCCTTATCTGAATATGACACATATGAATGCAGGTcatgggaaagcagagctgctaCCAgaaatagcaattttttttgagaaagattTATCTACTGGTGGAAATTTCAGGCAATACGAGACATATAGGAGTATTTTGTCTTAAAACACACTAAATTCTCTGAATTCAATGGTTCTAGAAGTTCAAAATTTGAGGTAGAAGAGGACCTGAACCTCTATTTCACACCTGCTAGGGCCCTAGAAACCTCATACAttgctatttaaaatattttcttcatgcaAAAGATTTCACGGGCTTGCAATCTAAATAAAAGGCAACAATAATTAATCTAACACAGTAATAGTGGAGGTAAATATAAGCCAGGCTTCGGTTAGTGCTAAGCTTTTTGCAGGCCTCATGGAACAATCAACAAAGCCAAAGTCACTCCTGCTTACCTGGGACTTTTCCCGAACAAGAAACCAAAATTTTTGAGGTGTGAGCGCTGTTTACATAattcaaaactgtttttcctctgtAGCCTCAGAATCCACAGAAATAGACTGGGTTGattctttttctgaaagaacTACTCTCAGGTGAATGATTTCAGTGCCATTTCACCCCACATTAAGTTTTCACTGGCCTGAGGAAGAAAATTGCAGACTAAATGAGACTGGATGTATTACCCTGTTTTCTAAAGAATCTTGTCTCTTTTTAAGATAAACACAGAAGCACCCATTACTATCTGTAGGTTGGTGCTCGAGAGGTAAActcttttcctttcactcttttccaaatttcattttccacattgatttctgttttgcagCAGCACTGTGTTGAAGCTTATACCACAGCACTCCATTACAGGATGCATCCACAGCATGAGAACATTCCTGAACATCCTCACACCTGCAAGTGAGAAATCATGACTAATACTCACTGCCTCCAACACACGCCTAGTGTAACTCTTCCTCACAAAAATAACCAACCCAACCCCTCCTCCGAGTGCTATAGTGAGTTATAAACTGTAGTTTACctttctaacaaaaaaaatggaTCATTTTCTGTAACGGGCTGCCAGGAACAAGACAACCTCGACTGTCCTGTGTCTTGGCACGTTGCAATGACTGTGATGCTTTGCCTACAAACACAGCTGTAACGTTCAATAACAAATATCGACGGCTGAGAACCTTCATGTTAAGGCAAGGGCAGAGAACTAAGCTGCTCTAAATGAGCCGCCTGACGGAATCGACTCCCAAGGCACAGACACCCCCGCCCAGGGATTCAGCTCTCGCACAGGAATGCGGGGAGGTTCCTTCTCTGAAAGCGGTTTTCCCGGGCACTccagggaggatggttcctcCTCTGTAAGCGATTTTTTCCCGGGCACACTCCCTCGCTGGGCAGTTTCCTGTTTCCTCCTTACTGCTCcgagaaaggaaggagaagcgGAGGCAGAATCCCCTGAGCAACACCCCGTTCCCACGGAGCAGAGAACTGAAGGCGCCGCAGGATGAACTCCGGCCGTGGGAGGGGTCTGGTGCGCTCAGCGCCAGCTCAGCCACCAAACCTGCGTGCCCGGAGCCCCCCACGGACACGGACACGGACACGGGCCCCGCTCTCCCGCGGGGCGAACACGacctgtccctgcagagccgCGGCCGGGCGGGAGGCGGCGCCCCTGCACAGCCGCTGCCCGCGGGCCGGGAGGATCCCGCCCTCCCATCgcccctcctgcccagggatgAGCACCTCGCGTCCTGCCTTTTGCTCAGCCCGAGCGCCGAGTGCGCCTCCTGGCACAGACCGGACCACTGGGTTGCATCCAGTGATGCCCGGCCCTGCGATTCCGCTCAGACAGCACCAGAAAGAGATACCAAACCCACATCTGCTCCTTGTGTACCTACCACTTTGCTCCTCTTCGGGTTTTAACGGCGTTTTCCTTGGTTTAATCATTTGCTTCTTGAGCAGAGAGAAGGCCTTGGACTGCTGAGCTTCAAACAGCACTCCCATGTTCCCGAGGAGCCGGAGCATCCTGTGCATCAGGAACGGCTTCACCTTGTGCTGGGCCACCTTGAGGGGGCTGATACGAAGTTTGGGGAGGTTGACTTCTCGATCACAGTTATGAAACCGAAAGAGATTCCAGGCCAAGCTAGGTCTAAAGATATCCATTAAAATGTATCTGGAGAGTTTAAGGAGCATATCACAGGACAACTGCTTTTCTTGTGGCTTCTGGTTCAGGTTCTGACTAAGCAAACTTTTCCTTCCATGGTAACTCAGGAGAGAGCTGcttctgaaggagctggagggtTTGTAAGAGGCCATGGTCCCAGAAAGGTTTTTCTTACTGTGCAACAGTCTTCTGTAATCCATATCCCACAAAGAACTATTGGGATTCAAGCCATGTTCTGAAATAATCATAAATACAGTAAAACCTATTAAACATAAAAAGCAAAGAATCCCAGGCAGTTTGTTTCCTCAAAATATATGCATATCTATATATCTGCATTTATGGATgttctgctgcagccctggatACAGTGCAGATCACCGCACTACTTTGACAAACACTGAATGTTTCAACAGGCCAAATCAATAGATTTGAGATACTTCTGATTTTAGGTACTATAACATAATAACGATCATctgcaatttttaatttaaactattGTTTTCTGTAATGCTCAGGAAAACTATAACTATCTCAGTTATTCATACATACACACCAGCGTATACAGAttcctaaaaaaaccctcatcaCCAAAAGAGTACGTACTACTCCATATAAATTTTGCTGGAAAAtgttaagaaaaataatgattcTTAATAAGGACTGTAAAAGCCTTTTTCATAGTTGCCTAAGAAAGGAAACTTTTACACTCCCACTGAGCCATTTGCATTTTGGgtccagccccaggctgcagAACAGTCTCTAATTTTCTAACAGATATCTAACACATAAAAACTCAGTTTTGCTTTCTAGGTGccctctctggtctctgccTGCTGATTAAAGCCATTATCTCAGTGTAACAAGGTTAAGCTGTAGCTGCTCAAAGGCCACAGTAGCTTCATCCTGCTGTAAGAAGGTACTGATAAGGGAGAATTGTCACTCTCTGAAGCTCAAACTTTCTTCTAAGGTAGTGCCCCTACCCACCTctcctttctccaggctgagcccaaAGGTTCAATTTACACTCTGAGAATTAATCAATAAAACAATTACATGCAATATAAGTAGGTTGGGACTTCATGATAAGTagggctgcaaacacacaagAAAGCTCCGATAATTAAAAGGGACAAGGAACCCAAAACTCAATGGCATGTTGCCAGAAGTGTTTGAAATGCTGAATGTTTTAGAGTAACGGCATCCTGCTAAAGGCTGGAGGTCATGTCCTGGGAGCCCTGGAATGTTCCTGCAgcctttcctttcatttccaaGCAGAGAACAGGATTTTTAAGACTGTTCTTCTATTTCTGACAGGGGCATCCCAACCCAGCATGTTTGACAAGCTTCAGGtttgttgatttttgtttgatttaaGATTAAAGTTATCAGCTTCAAGTAGTTGTGACTTAGGGTCCAGGGGATTGCTTGCATATTGTAATTGTATTAGTTAAGTATTCTACTATTATGTTGGAATTTCACATATTAAAATGCCCATTTATGGCTGTAATTCATCCTTGAATTTGATCCAAATGCTCTGGCCGGACAGACCGGATCATCCCTGAAATATAACATTGCATTACTTAGAAACTGTAAAATATGACTGGTAGGACTAGATGGCAGCAGGTAACTCGGGAACACGTCATAACAAAAGCAACATTTTGCATCTTTATGGCATCTTTCATTCAGAGCAATCGACAGGCATTGCAAGAGCCCTTTTCATAAGACCCCTGACAGATCAATGAGCTCTTCCGTTTAGTTTGGTGATGGGCTGATGTGGAAGGAGGTGAACTGCTTGTGTGAGATCCCTGGGAGGAATTCCCAAGGAGAGTGGAAAGAGGACCCAGCTCCAGGAGGACCCCAGTAAAGTGGAGTCCACATTACCCCATCCTCCTGGGCAGACGTGTTGGAGGGCCGATGGTTCATGCAGAGAAGGCTGGCAGGCACCGCTgccatcccactgctgctggtCTGAGCCAAAGGGAAACAGTCTGGGGGCAGATCCAAAGCATTCCTAAGTGCACCTAATGGCACCGCTGCAGCCGAGCAACTTGGAATGTAAGCAATGTTAAATCTTTAAGCAGGTCTGCAAAGCTTCCAGAGCAAACTGCTTTGAAAACGTTATTTAGAATAAACCAAACTTTGGATCGATGTCTTGTCTTCAGAGGCAGCCCTTAAACTAAAAAAGCCTAAGAGactaaaggagaaaataaatgaaggaCCCACTGCTTGCAGTCACCTCCAAAGCCACAGTCAAACCGAGCCACCTATGTTTGTCCTGAAGTCAAAGTGGGATCCAGAGGTGTGTTGTGTTCCTTCCGCTGGTTCTCCAGACAAAGAAAGGGTCAGTTCCAGCAGCCCTGCGCCTTCTCCTCTCCCGGAGCAGCCACAGCCCGGGCAGCCCGAGCTGGCAGCCGGGCCCCAGCCCCAAGGAGGGTTCTGCCCCCGGGGCTGCAGCACCGCCTCCCCCGGCAGCACCGCCCGTCCCCGGGTCGTCACTCACCGTGTCCGCCCGTCGCCTGCGCCCCGGGCCGGGCGCCCATCACCATCACCATGATCACCAtcaccaggagcagcagcagccgggCGGCCCAGGGGCTCCTCGGGGGTGTCCCGCAgagccccctcccagcccggcgccccccgcccgccctcGTACCTGGCTGCatggccgcggccgccccgggcAGCCCCGCCGGGAGGGACGGAGCGCAGCCCGGCTGCCCCTCGGCGCGGAGCCAGGCGGACGGAGGCTGGATTTCCCCGGAGGGATTCCCCCGCCGGACACAAGGGTCGGTTCTGTCCCGAGCCGCCGCTGGCACGGCCCAGGGGAGCGGGGATGCTCCAGCCTCCGCGAGCGAGGGAAGTGCAGCTCCGTCCCAGCGGAGCGGGAGAAGCGAACACAGCCGCGCTCAGCAGCGCCCAGGTACAGCCAGCCCGGAATTCTACTTTAGAAAGCGACGTGCTGCGCTCGCAGCCGCGCACCGCCGGGCCCTAAGGAAACCAGAGCACCTTTACCCGTACAGAAACCAGCAGGCAATTTATAACTGACATACTAATGGTGTATGGGTCTTCTTGGgggttcttttctttttttttttttttttaagatagcAGGCATGTCTCCCTACCACTTTCTGCTGACTTAGCTTAGTTACTGCAGAAACCCAGCTTCAAAACCAGACATCGACAGAGGCAGAGTCAAAGGAGCAGCGCTTACTCTCCCACCGCAAGGACCAGCTCCTGCTTTTTACTGTTGTGGCAAAGTTATGAGACCCAAATTCAACCTCTCACTTTGAAATTCACACCCATCTGATCTAAGAACTACCACTGGACTTGGAAAGCAATACAGGCTCCGCAGGTAGTTTCTGTGCCTGACCTCATTCTCAACAGCAGAGTGCCCACCATCAAAGAGGCCCCTTACCCTTACCCAGCGCTGGAGTACAAATGACTGCATTTGCCACACAAGAAATTTCAGAGCTGAAATAGCTGGAGAACTCCACAAAAAAGGATACAGAGAAATAAGTTAAATGGGCTTAAACCAGATCATCAGTTTGCATTCACGAGAACAGACCTAAGGGAGAAAACACTTTCCAAATGAGAACTATCAAGGTTTACGGCTGAACGAATAACCAGAGGAAGCAGGTACATTGGGTCTCTATTTCTATGTTTAGCACCatttagaaaaagcaaatacaatACAGAGTTTATAGAAGATGTGTACAATGCCAAGCATAAATACAGGTTTGGGTATTTAGAGCTAAAGGGCCAGTGCCCCGAGCAGAGCACAAGTTACAGGAATGACATGGAAGAACGAGGAACAAAAACGCGGCAGAGGCAACACAGGTAACAGGCCTCCATGTGAGTACAAGTTAAATTTATAACAGTTACATAAATTTTGAAAGGATACATATCAGACTCCTTGGAAAATGCCACCTTTGAAGTTGTAACAAATATTCTTCTCTGGCTTTTTCAAAGTGCAAGCGTTAGACAACCAGTGATAGTAAACAGATGTACCAGACCTTACCTTCCTGTGAACAAGCCATACCTCATCAGTGGCTGTACTACATGAACACAAATGGTCAGTCACACAGGAAAAATGGACAGAGCATCCCCATCAACAATAAAATGTTACTGATCACTCACACCCTTGGAAGACCCGTTGCATAATTTATCCAGGCACACAGAGCCATTTTTACAGTGACACCTTGATAGCTCTAAAATATGCATAACAAGTTCTTGTAAAGGCCCATATTATACATTTAAATGACAGAGTGTTAGCAGTTTGCTGGAacagactaattttttttttagcccaaaatttgtttttcataacCTCACATTATCTCCTCTCCCATCATTTAAAAACTCTGTTCTaacccttttttctttaaaaaaaatgaagacctGAAATCCACTGTCACGGATTAACTGCAGCTTCATGACTTGGCCACATTTATTCAACTAATAGTTCTAAGGTTGACCAGTAGTGTTCTGAAATGCCTGAAAGTGATGCTTTGATACAAGTTTACAATATAAAGCAGCTCACTATCAGGATTTATTTTGGGTATAGCATATgtcagaaaattattaaaaaatcagaattaattGAAGAACTATTGGATGAGAACTGGGCTACAAGGAATATTATTTAAGGGACCAAACAGGTAAACAAATCACTGAATTAAAATAGTGGTAAGAAGATCCATACCAGTGGATCAATGATAGgtcattaacattttaattaagaGCAAAACATCTGTGTTACTTAAATGCAGATTAACttcacaaagcaaaacagacaATGCAGAAACCAGATTAGCGAGGCACCTCTGAGAATTAGTTAAGCAGGAATTCAGGCAAATATAAGATAGTCCAAGTGGAAATTCATGTTCATCCAGAACACTGTGAACTCAGGCTGCTTGTGCAGAGACCACAGGACACATACAATAATGCTGAATTCGGATCTGGGGCTCTCATTAGCAGAGGAATACTGACAAAATGCAAAGCAACTGCAAAGACAAGTCACAAAATGACTGCAGGTGTTGAAAAAGCAGTAATCAAAGAAATCAATTTATAGGGAAAAGGTTAAATGTACGAGTTTGTATTAAGTAAAAGGGTGGCTATAAGGGGTCATAAGGACAAGAAACATTGCAGGCTAAAGTTTCAGAGCAACACAAAGTTCAACCTGGGTATGAAAAAAAACAGTGCCCAATTAGGCAAAAATCCCCCAAGTCACTACATTGACAGGCTGACTCAAAGTTACCTTGACTACCTGTACCACAGACAGCAGCTTTGTCTCCCAGGGCTATAGTCTCAGGAAGcatgcactgaaaaaaaccccactgtggATTTATGAAAGTACAATAAATAGGATATAAAATCAAACATGTATctgaacatttatttaaaatacaggaGGAAGTGGTGAGCTTGAGGTGATGAATAGGCAAAACTTGCCAGTTTTGGCTGGAAGAGTCACCAAGACAACAGCTAGGGGCCCTGCTGCCTGGGACATTTAAAACTCCCCAACTAGACAACACAGATGCACAAATCCAGAGCCTAAGGACCCAGATGGCATGAAGCTGGATGCATGTCCTCATTTCCCTCCACTGTAAGTGAAAATAccagtttttctccttttgcagAAATAGGGCCAAGGCAATAATCAAAGACAATACACACTTGCAGTGCTGAAAATTAACTGCAGGCCTATTATAAGGATTCATAACAACTGTGTTCAAACATTTCTTCCAGGCAACAAATCATGATTTTTCATTACTTAAAACCAGCTGAACACCATTTAAACATAATCTCTTTTACAACTGATTTACATACCCAGGTTGCTCTATCAAGAAATCTGTATTTATACTTCCCTTGTGTATGAAAATTATGCACCAAATAAGATTCAAAACTTGAGCAAGCTCTAATCCATGCATCCTTTATTCCATTACAATCACTGTGTTGCATTGTAGCAACAGGACACGAACTGCAATCAATCGCGATCAATTTATACAACAATCTGAGGCTTACAGTACATTTAAGGCCTttaaatttggaaaaattaGACCTATGCTAGCAGTGTAAcaatttttaagtgttttgcaTTTCTGATGCATAATCTGTGCGATTCCAGTGTCAAAGAATCAAATTACTTCTAAACTAAAAAGATCAGCTCAATGAAAATTTAGTTACATAATTCATCAAAACATAAAtgtgtaaatttttttttttttgtcctggaAACTTTATAAAACTTTAATAGCAAAATAATATAGggataaaaacatattttaacaaaatgtaTTCAATCATATACAAACCAGAATTTTGCAGTTTATTGTAACTAGACTTAAATTAAAACTACCAATTAAGAATCTATGCACAATGTAAATTCAAATATGTACAGTACTTTTAAAAAGTCTACAGGAATGCTTTACAGAAGGAAATGTCTGTTATGGCTATTATTCAGACAATCTGAATATTAAAATGAGTTTTCTAATAGTAAATTTACacacttatttttaaacaaaagcagttttgtCCCTAGATCCTTTAAGAATATTCCAGTTATGCTTATACAAGTAATGGAGAGGTCGTTACAGAGTTTAGCCCCATATAgtagtttgtttattttcaggtaaaagtatatttaaataatttacttgGGAAGATCAGTAAGTTAACAAAAGAACACTagaagggaggagggggaacTTCATCACAATAACTTTCCAGTTACAATACCACAGCTAGAAACTTCACAGAGAAAGTACTCCCTTAGATTGAACCCATGATTGTTCAGAACAAGCTGTAGCTCATAACAGTTGTGTTCTCCACACTGAGAACACTGGGGGAAAAAGTCTTTGTAGGACAGAATTATAAATGATCTGAAGTGAGACAGAGAAAACTGATCTTCGATTAATACAGCACTAGGTAAAAAGTGTCCCCATAAGCAGCTAGGATTCCCACTTCCTTCAGGGCAACGAAGCTAAAAATTGTTGGAATTACAGTAGTTGACCATATTTGTGTGCATTAGTAGAATCATTTCCAGATATAAAAGACAAATTTCATCAGATGTTTGATTAGAACACCCTCAAGGCAGGGCATTTCTTCATAGTATAAAGCTATTACAGCTATCCAGTTAAAGCATGTGCAAAAACAGGTAATTTCTTCCGTTCACAGTAACTGAGGTAAAATCAGGTAGGTTTCTTCAGGAGTTGGGGAGTTCATGAGATATGAACTGTTTTAGTCTCTCTAAGTACTGTGCATAAAGCTCTATGTCATTATGCCCAGCCCCTTCCACCCAGAGGGGCTCTACCGCTCGCGGACACCGCTCGTACATGGCCAGGCCGTGCGAGAAATCGATCACCTCGTCTTCGGTACCGTGGATGACCAGCACAGGAGAGGTCACTTTAGAGATCTTGTCAAtgctgggggaaggaaaagaaaacacagctcaGTTCGGGGCTTTAACTTTCATACCATGAAATGATTGATACATCCAGTTACCACTGCATGTTTTCAAATGGCTGCAAATCGTTGGAGTTGTGCAAAAGTGATATGGGACAAGGCTCATTCCCAAAATACACGTGTAAACAGGAGCCTGCACTGCCATCACCACCATCCCACCAGTGCTAACAACATGA
The DNA window shown above is from Pseudopipra pipra isolate bDixPip1 chromosome 12, bDixPip1.hap1, whole genome shotgun sequence and carries:
- the LOC135420950 gene encoding uncharacterized protein LOC135420950; its protein translation is MQPGTRAGGGRRAGRGLCGTPPRSPWAARLLLLLVMVIMVMVMGARPGAQATGGHEHGLNPNSSLWDMDYRRLLHSKKNLSGTMASYKPSSSFRSSSLLSYHGRKSLLSQNLNQKPQEKQLSCDMLLKLSRYILMDIFRPSLAWNLFRFHNCDREVNLPKLRISPLKVAQHKVKPFLMHRMLRLLGNMGVLFEAQQSKAFSLLKKQMIKPRKTPLKPEEEQSGRYTRSRCGFGISFWCCLSGIAGPGITGCNPVVRSVPGGALGARAEQKAGREVLIPGQEGRWEGGILPARGQRLCRGAASRPAAALQGQVVFAPRESGARVRVRVRGGLRARRFGG